A single Populus alba chromosome 7, ASM523922v2, whole genome shotgun sequence DNA region contains:
- the LOC118029120 gene encoding polygalacturonase-like: MAVLPLPVIPLLITLLSISFAFSPLAKAAQYSVLSYGANPGGKTDSTKAFAAAWSQACASTQPATISVPKGSFALGQVRFQGPCKNNAISIRIDGTLVAPSDYGVLGRAQNWLIFEHVNGVTISGGTLDGQGAGLWSCKNSGKDCPSGATSLEFSNSNNIAITGLASLNSQMFHIVINACQDVKVQGVRVSAAGDSPNTDGIHVQSSTGVTILNSRIGTGDDCVSIGPGTSNLWIENVACGPGHGISIGSLGKDSQEAGVQNVTVKTTTFTGTENGVRIKTWGRPSNGFARNILFQHAVMTNVQNPIVIDQNYCPGEENCPGQFSGVKISDVTYQDIHGSSATEIAVKFDCSKKYPCAGIKLEDVKLTYKNQQAEAACSNAGGVASGLVQPTSCL; the protein is encoded by the exons ATGGCAGTCCTTCCACTTCCAGTGATCCCTCTTCTTATCACCCTTCTCTCCATTTCCTTTGCCTTCTCACCTTTAGCGAAGGCAGCACAATACAGTGTGCTAAGTTATGGGGCCAACCCTGGTGGAAAAACTGACTCAACCAAGGCCTTTGCGGCTGCTTGGTCACAGGCATGCGCCTCCACACAGCCAGCCACTATCTCTGTTCCTAAAGGGAGTTTCGCTTTAGGTCAAGTGAGGTTTCAGGGTCCTTGCAAGAATAATGCTATTTCGATACGTATAGATGGTACCCTAGTCGCTCCATCAGACTATGGGGTCCTTGGTAGGGCTCAAAATTGGCTAATCTTTGAGCATGTTAATGGGGTTACTATATCCGGAGGGACTCTAGATGGACAAGGGGCAGGGCTGTGGTCATGCAAGAATTCCGGCAAGGATTGCCCCAGCGGCGCGACG TCACTTGAATTCTCCAATTCAAACAACATTGCAATTACCGGATTGGCATCATTGAATAGCCAAATGTTCCACATTGTCATCAATGCCTGCCAAGACGTCAAAGTGCAAGGAGTGAGAGTCTCTGCTGCCGGAGATAGCCCTAACACCGATGGAATTCACGTTCAATCATCGACCGGAGTCACCATCTTGAATTCTAGGATTGGAACCGGTGACGATTGTGTATCAATAGGCCCTGGTACCTCTAATCTTTGGATTGAAAATGTGGCATGTGGACCTGGCCATGGAATCAG CATTGGAAGTTTGGGCAAGGACTCTCAAGAGGCTGGTGTGCAAAACGTAACAGTCAAAACCACTACATTTACTGGTACCGAAAATGGGGTGAGAATTAAGACATGGGGAAGGCCTAGCAATGGTTTTGCTAGAAATATTCTGTTTCAACATGCAGTCATGACTAATGTCCAAAATCCCATTGTAATCGACCAGAACTATTGCCCCGGCGAGGAGAATTGCCCAGGCCAG TTTTCCGGTGTGAAAATTAGTGATGTGACCTACCAAGACATCCATGGATCATCGGCTACGGAGATTGCAGTGAAATTTGATTGTAGCAAAAAATATCCATGCGCGGGTATCAAATTGGAAGATGTAAAGCTCACATACAAGAATCAGCAAGCTGAAGCTGCATGCAGCAATGCTGGTGGAGTTGCTTCAGGCCTTGTTCAGCCCACTAGTTGTTTATGA
- the LOC118029090 gene encoding polygalacturonase isoform X1, protein MDSSTSYFVLAFAFFFLTSSASLTASGGKHNVLDYGAKPDGRTDSSKAFLATWEQACRSTKPTTIYVPPSKFLLPKVAFRGPCKNNATSIRIDGTLVAPSDYRVLGEQWIFFENVNGVSIFGGILDGRGIGLWTCKNSSRNCPTGATSLGFTKSKNIVIMGLTSLNSQMFHIVINGCQKVRMQGLRISASYRSPNTDGIHVQLSDGVTILNTKIKTGDDCVSIGAGTTDLRIENVVCGPGHGISIGSLGKDLEEPGVQNVTVKNVTLTDSQNGLRIKSWGRPSNGFAKDILFQHVVMTNVQNPIVIDQNYCPDNKDCPEQASGTKISNVTYKDIHGTSATQVAVKFDCSKKHPCTGIRLEDVKLTYRNRLAYASCRNVDGITASGSVKPQSCL, encoded by the exons ATGGACAGTTCTACAAGTTATTTTGTTCTTGCGTTTgcgttttttttccttacctCATCGGCTTCTTTAACAGCAAGTGGAGGAAAACACAACGTGTTGGATTATGGAGCCAAACCTGATGGAAGAACGGACTCAAGTAAGGCGTTTCTGGCTACATGGGAACAAGCATGCCGCTCTACAAAACCTACCACCATATATGTGCCACCAAGTAAATTCTTGCTCCCCAAAGTAGCTTTTCGTGGCCCTTGCAAGAATAATGCTACTTCGATACGCATCGATGGCACACTTGTTGCTCCATCTGATTATCGTGTCCTTGGTGAACAAtggattttctttgaaaatgttAATGGGGTTTCGATTTTTGGAGGGATTCTTGATGGTCGAGGCATTGGCTTGTGGACTTGTAAGAATAGTAGCAGGAATTGCCCCACTGGAGCTACG TCACTCGGATTTACCAAATCGAAAAATATAGTGATAATGGGATTGACATCCCTGAACAGTCAGATGTTTCACATAGTCATCAATGGCTGCCAAAAAGTAAGAATGCAAGGACTTAGAATTTCTGCCTCTTACAGAAGCCCAAACACAGACGGTATTCATGTGCAATTATCAGATGGTGTGACTATACtgaacacaaaaataaaaacaggtgATGATTGTGTATCAATCGGTGCCGGTACAACTGATTTACGGATTGAAAATGTAGTGTGTGGACCTGGCCATGGAATAag CATTGGGAGTCTAGGCAAGGATCTTGAAGAGCCTGGTGTGCAAAATGTGACGGTTAAAAACGTTACACTTACAGACAGCCAGAATGGTTTAAGAATAAAGTCTTGGGGGAGACCTAGTAATGGTTTTGCTAAGGACATTCTTTTCCAACATGTTGTGATGACCAATGTCCAAAACCCAATTGTCATCGATCAGAATTACTGCCCTGACAATAAAGACTGCCCTG AACAGGCTTCTGGCACTAAAATTAGCAATGTGACATACAAGGATATCCATGGAACATCGGCAACGCAAGTTGCTGTGAAGTTTGATTGTAGCAAGAAGCATCCATGCACTGGGATTCGCTTGGAAGATGTAAAACTCACTTATAGAAATCGACTAGCTTATGCATCGTGTAGAAATGTTGATGGAATTACCGCTTCTGGTTCAGTCAAGCCTCAAAGTTGTTTGTAG
- the LOC118029090 gene encoding polygalacturonase isoform X2 yields MDSSTSYFVLAFAFFFLTSSASLTASGGKHNVLDYGAKPDGRTDSSKAFLATWEQACRSTKPTTIYVPPSKFLLPKVAFRGPCKNNATSIRIDGTLVAPSDYRVLGEQWIFFENVNGVSIFGGILDGRGIGLWTCKNSSRNCPTGATSLGFTKSKNIVIMGLTSLNSQMFHIVINGCQKVRMQGLRISASYRSPNTDGIHVQLSDGVTILNTKIKTGDDCVSIGAGTTDLRIENVVCGPGHGISIGSLGKDLEEPGVQNVTVKNVTLTDSQNGLRIKSWGRPSNGFAKDILFQHVVMTNVQNPIVIDQNYCPDNKDCPGQASGTKISNVTYKDIHGTSATQVAVKFDCSKKHPCTGIRLEDVKLTYRNRLAYASCRNVDGITASGSVKPQSCL; encoded by the exons ATGGACAGTTCTACAAGTTATTTTGTTCTTGCGTTTgcgttttttttccttacctCATCGGCTTCTTTAACAGCAAGTGGAGGAAAACACAACGTGTTGGATTATGGAGCCAAACCTGATGGAAGAACGGACTCAAGTAAGGCGTTTCTGGCTACATGGGAACAAGCATGCCGCTCTACAAAACCTACCACCATATATGTGCCACCAAGTAAATTCTTGCTCCCCAAAGTAGCTTTTCGTGGCCCTTGCAAGAATAATGCTACTTCGATACGCATCGATGGCACACTTGTTGCTCCATCTGATTATCGTGTCCTTGGTGAACAAtggattttctttgaaaatgttAATGGGGTTTCGATTTTTGGAGGGATTCTTGATGGTCGAGGCATTGGCTTGTGGACTTGTAAGAATAGTAGCAGGAATTGCCCCACTGGAGCTACG TCACTCGGATTTACCAAATCGAAAAATATAGTGATAATGGGATTGACATCCCTGAACAGTCAGATGTTTCACATAGTCATCAATGGCTGCCAAAAAGTAAGAATGCAAGGACTTAGAATTTCTGCCTCTTACAGAAGCCCAAACACAGACGGTATTCATGTGCAATTATCAGATGGTGTGACTATACtgaacacaaaaataaaaacaggtgATGATTGTGTATCAATCGGTGCCGGTACAACTGATTTACGGATTGAAAATGTAGTGTGTGGACCTGGCCATGGAATAag CATTGGGAGTCTAGGCAAGGATCTTGAAGAGCCTGGTGTGCAAAATGTGACGGTTAAAAACGTTACACTTACAGACAGCCAGAATGGTTTAAGAATAAAGTCTTGGGGGAGACCTAGTAATGGTTTTGCTAAGGACATTCTTTTCCAACATGTTGTGATGACCAATGTCCAAAACCCAATTGTCATCGATCAGAATTACTGCCCTGACAATAAAGACTGCCCTGGTCAG GCTTCTGGCACTAAAATTAGCAATGTGACATACAAGGATATCCATGGAACATCGGCAACGCAAGTTGCTGTGAAGTTTGATTGTAGCAAGAAGCATCCATGCACTGGGATTCGCTTGGAAGATGTAAAACTCACTTATAGAAATCGACTAGCTTATGCATCGTGTAGAAATGTTGATGGAATTACCGCTTCTGGTTCAGTCAAGCCTCAAAGTTGTTTGTAG
- the LOC118029119 gene encoding LOW QUALITY PROTEIN: polygalacturonase-like (The sequence of the model RefSeq protein was modified relative to this genomic sequence to represent the inferred CDS: inserted 1 base in 1 codon) yields MAALPLLITLLSIIFFAXLPLAKAAQYSVLSYGAMPDGKTDSTKAFAAAWSQACASTQPATISVPKGSFALGQVRFQGPCKNNAILVRIDGTLVAPSDYGVLGKAQNWLIFEHVNGVTISGGTLDGQGAGLWSCKNSGKDCPSGATSLEFSNSNNIAITGLASLNSQMFHIVINACQDVKVQGVRVSAAGDSPNTDGIHVQSSTGVTILNSRIGTGDDCVSIGPGTSNLWIENVACGPGHGISIGSLGKDSQEAGVQNVTVKTTTFTGTENGVRIKTWGRPSNGFARNILFQHAVMTNVQNPIVIDQNYCPGEKGCPGQVSGVKISDVTYQDIHGSSATELAVKFDCSKTNPCSGITLEDVKLTYNNQPAEASCSNAGGVASGVVQPTSCL; encoded by the exons atggcAGCCCTTCCACTTCTTATTACTCTTCTCTCCATCATTTTCTTTG TCCTCCCTTTAGCCAAAGCAGCACAATACAGTGTGCTAAGTTATGGAGCCATGCCTGACGGAAAAACTGACTCAACCAAGGCCTTTGCGGCTGCTTGGTCACAGGCATGCGCCTCCACACAGCCAGCCACTATCTCTGTTCCTAAAGGGAGTTTCGCTTTAGGTCAAGTGAGGTTTCAGGGTCCTTGCAAGAATAATGCTATTTTGGTACGTATAGATGGTACCCTAGTCGCTCCATCAGACTACGGGGTCCTTGGCAAGGCTCAAAATTGGCTAATCTTTGAGCATGTTAATGGGGTTACTATATCCGGAGGGACTCTAGATGGACAAGGGGCAGGGCTGTGGTCATGCAAGAATTCCGGCAAGGATTGCCCCAGCGGCGCGACG TCACTTGAATTCTCCAATTCAAACAACATTGCAATTACCGGATTGGCATCATTGAATAGCCAAATGTTCCACATTGTCATCAATGCCTGCCAAGACGTCAAAGTGCAAGGAGTGAGAGTCTCTGCTGCCGGAGATAGCCCTAACACCGATGGAATTCACGTGCAATCATCGACCGGAGTCACCATCTTGAATTCTAGGATTGGAACTGGTGACGATTGTGTATCCATTGGCCCTGGTACCTCTAATCTTTGGATTGAAAATGTGGCATGTGGACCTGGCCATGGAATCAG CATTGGGAGTTTGGGCAAGGATTCTCAAGAGGCTGGTGTGCAAAACGTAACAGTGAAGACCACTACATTCACAGGCACAGAAAATGGAGTGAGAATTAAGACATGGGGAAGGCCTAGCAATGGTTTCGCCAGAAATATTCTTTTCCAACATGCAGTCATGACTAATGTCCAAAATCCCATTGTAATCGACCAGAACTATTGCCCCGGCGAGAAGGGCTGCCCCGGCCAG GTTTCCGGTGTGAAAATTAGTGATGTGACCTACCAAGACATCCATGGATCCTCAGCAACAGAACTTGCGGTGAAATTTGATTGTAGCAAAACAAATCCATGCTCGGGCATCACATTGGAAGATGTAAAACTCACTTACAACAATCAACCAGCAGAAGCGTCATGTAGCAATGCTGGGGGAGTTGCTTCAGGCGTGGTCCAGCCTACTAGCTGTTTATAA